One Bufo gargarizans isolate SCDJY-AF-19 chromosome 3, ASM1485885v1, whole genome shotgun sequence DNA segment encodes these proteins:
- the NUAK2 gene encoding NUAK family SNF1-like kinase 2 yields the protein MEVREAGLRRQAVKRHLHKHNLKHRYEFLESLGKGTYGTVKRARDKQGKEVAIKSIRKDRIKDEQDMLHIRRETEIMSSLCHPHIISIYEVFENSSKIVIVMEYASQGDLYDYICERQRLSEQEARRFFRQIVSAVQYCHANGIVHRDIKLENILLDENKNVKIADFGLSNIYHSDSHLQTYCGSPLYASPEIVNGRPYIGPEVDSWSLGVLLYILVHGCMPFDGQDYKKLVTQISCGAYKEPSHPSDACGLIRWLLMVNPERRATLTDVASHWWVNWGYEHSLCEPESTKDTPFSIVGGWLRKSSRPLWDNSAKMRSFLRQHLPGATVTRQRSLKRSKRENMSRVITPQDSQEKPHTVPPAPKKGILKKPQQRESGYYSSPEHSEGSPMGEDDDSPVFTVPTSMEALNTGTNGQEAATSVVRKGILKRNGKFSSAGAAPELSFDAVDCSLRNEKLPVGTLAREKVQSTVSQESILSTESFELLDFPTRYRERPRGKNRSMRVSISAEDLLKLDTDEDNENDGPRLWDMGCYRARVAESCLSLGVAEEEAMQVYRTAVLIGRELS from the exons ATGGAGGTGAGGGAAGCCGGTTTGCGCCGCCAGGCCGTCAAGAGGCACCTTCATAAGCACAACCTGAAGCACCGCTATGAGTTCCTGGAGTCTCTGGGGAAAGGCACGTACGGCACGGTGAAGAGAGCCCGCGACAAGCAGGGGAAGGAG GTGGCCATTAAGTCTATCCGCAAGGACCGTATAAAAGATGAGCAGGATATGCTACATATTCGACGAGAGACTGAGATTATGAGCTCCCTGTGCCATCCTCATATCATTTCTATATATGAAG TGTTTGAAAACAGCAGCAAAATAGTGATTGTGATGGAGTACGCAAGCCAAGGTGATCTGTACGATTATATCTGCGAGCGCCAGCGGCTCAGCGAACAAGAGGCAAGGCGCTTCTTCAGGCAGATTGTGTCTGCTGTTCAGTACTGTCATGCG AATGGGATTGTACATCGGGATATCAAGCTAGAAAACATTCTTCTGGATGAAAACAAAAATGTGAAG ATTGCAGATTTTGGCCTTTCCAACATTTACCACTCAGACAGCCATCTTCAGACCTACTGTGGCAGTCCGCTGTATGCATCTCCAGAAATAGTCAATGGCAGGCCATATATCGGACCAGAG GTCGATAGCTGGTCCCTAGGAGTTCTGCTCTACATTCTGGTCCATGGTTGCATGCCCTTTGATGGGCAGGATTACAAAAAGTTAGTGACCCAAATCAGCTGCGGTGCCTACAAAGAGCCAAGCCACCCCTCAG ATGCATGCGGACTTATTCGATGGCTTCTAATGGTAAACCCTGAGAGGAGGGCCACCCTGACTGATGTGGCCTCTCACTGGTGGGTGAATTGGGGATATGAGCACTCACTTTGTGAACCAGAATCGACCAAAGACACCCCATTCTCAATTGTTGGTGGATGGCTTCGGAAATCCTCCCGTCCTTTGTGGGATAATAGTGCGAAGATGCGCTCGTTTTTACGGCAACATCTTCCAGGGGCAACAGTAACCCGCCAACGTTCACTGAAGCGATCTAAGAGGGAAAATATGAGTCGGGTAATAACACCTCAGGACTCTCAGGAAAAGCCTCATACTGTGCCACCTGCTCCTAAAAAAGGCATTTTAAAGAAGCCTCAGCAGAGAGAGTCTGGCTATTACTCCTCTCCTGAGCACAGTGAGGGTTCACCGATGGGAGAGGATGATGATTCTCCTGTATTTACTGTGCCAACAAGTATGGAAGCTTTGAATACGGGTACAAATGGACAAGAGGCAGCCACCAGTGTGGTTAGGAAAGGAATTCTCAAGCGCAATGGAAAGTTCTCTTCTGCTGGAGCAGCACCAGAGTTGTCTTTTGATGCTGTAGACTGTTCTTTAAGGAATGAAAAGTTACCTGTTGGCACGCTGGCTCGTGAGAAAGTACAGTCCACTGTTAGCCAAGAAAGCATTCTTTCCACTGAGTCTTTTGAGTTACTAGACTTTCCCACTCGGTACAGAGAGCGTCCAAGAGGAAAAAATAGATCTATGAGGGTTAGTATCTCCGCAGAAGATCTTCTGAAATTAGACACAGATGAGGACAATGAAAATGATGGTCCCAGGCTCTGGGATATGGGATGCTATCGGGCACGGGTGGCAGAGAGCTGTCTGTCTTTAGGTGTGGCGGAAGAAGAAGCAATGCAGGTTTACAGGACTGCGGTGCTCATTGGTCGAGAGTTGAGCTAA